The following coding sequences lie in one Novipirellula aureliae genomic window:
- a CDS encoding TVP38/TMEM64 family protein — MNADSQPADSKTRQKAPVFRWAIIVSIVICLLVAVRLLPIDQAMSSVKTWIAGLGFWGPFVLVLLYILATILFVPGTILTLVAGATFGLWIGFAVVSLGSTIGASLTFLIARYAAREKVAAMATGSRRFDAMDRAIAEGGWKIVGLLRLSPAIPFNLQNYLYGLTSIRFWPYVVTSWIAMLPGTFLYVYIGHVSGAALGADRERSSAEWAMLAIGLVATVIVTVYITRLASRKLNDQVDELDTEKSKQDDTIF; from the coding sequence TTGAACGCCGATTCCCAACCTGCCGACTCCAAGACAAGGCAAAAGGCACCCGTCTTTCGGTGGGCGATCATCGTTTCGATCGTCATCTGCTTGCTTGTTGCGGTACGCCTACTACCGATTGACCAAGCGATGTCGTCGGTAAAAACGTGGATCGCTGGCCTAGGTTTTTGGGGGCCATTCGTATTGGTGCTGCTCTACATCCTTGCGACGATCTTGTTCGTCCCCGGCACGATATTGACGTTGGTTGCTGGTGCGACCTTCGGCCTTTGGATCGGTTTTGCTGTGGTTTCGCTGGGGTCGACGATCGGTGCTTCGTTGACCTTCTTGATTGCTCGCTATGCTGCCCGAGAAAAGGTCGCGGCAATGGCAACAGGCAGCCGCCGCTTTGATGCAATGGATCGAGCGATCGCCGAAGGTGGATGGAAGATCGTGGGTCTGTTGCGATTGTCCCCCGCTATTCCCTTCAACCTACAAAACTACTTGTACGGCTTGACGTCCATTCGCTTTTGGCCCTACGTGGTGACGAGTTGGATTGCGATGCTGCCGGGTACCTTCTTGTATGTCTACATCGGCCATGTTTCCGGTGCAGCTCTCGGGGCCGATCGCGAGCGTTCCAGTGCTGAGTGGGCGATGTTGGCGATTGGGTTAGTGGCCACCGTCATCGTGACCGTCTATATCACTCGTCTGGCAAGTCGTAAACTAAACGATCAAGTTGATGAGCTTGATACGGAGAAAAGCAAACAAGATGACACGATCTTCTGA
- the ilvA gene encoding threonine ammonia-lyase, biosynthetic, which yields MDKRLLDYLQRILNARVYDVAIETPLEIAEKLSGRLENRVWLKREDTQPVHSFKLRGAYNKMVHLSPSELARGVICASAGNHAQGVALSARHLGCQAVVVMPVTTPELKSDAVRALGGQVVLYGDSYSDAYEHALTLQKQSDFVFVHPFDDPDVIAGQGTVGMEILRQHQHPIHAVFVAIGGGGLISGVAAYIKAVRPEIKVVGVQMIDSDAMLQAVRAGNPVPLSDVGLFSDGTAVKRVSDETFRLTQELVDDFVTVDTDAVCAAIKDAFEDTRSILEPAGAMGIAGMKQYVSQHHLRGEELVAITCGANMNFDRLRFVAERAEVGDQREALFAVTIPETRGSFKRLCETIGGRNVTEFSYRISDHREAQVLVGLAIADRGEAATIRDALAQQRFAALDLVDDDLSKEHLRYMVGGRSPRSENERLYRFEFPERPGALMRFLSRMHPDWNISLFHYRNQGADYGRILVGIQVPNDDLPVFDNFLASLGYPYVDETENPVYHLFLR from the coding sequence ATGGACAAACGGTTGCTCGACTACTTGCAGAGAATTCTCAACGCCCGCGTTTACGATGTGGCAATCGAAACGCCGCTCGAGATTGCCGAGAAACTTTCGGGCCGATTGGAAAATCGAGTTTGGCTCAAACGGGAAGATACCCAGCCGGTCCACAGTTTTAAGCTGCGTGGTGCCTACAATAAAATGGTTCACCTCTCCCCCTCGGAGTTAGCTCGAGGCGTCATTTGTGCATCAGCTGGAAACCACGCACAAGGCGTTGCCCTCAGCGCCCGACACCTCGGTTGCCAAGCGGTCGTGGTGATGCCTGTCACGACACCAGAGCTTAAATCGGATGCTGTGCGGGCTTTGGGAGGCCAAGTGGTTCTGTACGGAGACAGTTATTCCGATGCGTATGAACATGCTTTAACGTTACAAAAGCAAAGTGATTTCGTGTTTGTCCATCCGTTTGATGATCCCGACGTGATTGCCGGCCAGGGCACCGTTGGAATGGAAATTCTTCGGCAACACCAACATCCAATCCATGCCGTGTTTGTCGCCATTGGTGGCGGGGGACTGATATCGGGAGTCGCTGCCTACATCAAAGCGGTTCGTCCCGAGATCAAAGTGGTCGGGGTCCAGATGATCGATTCTGACGCGATGCTGCAAGCGGTCCGAGCGGGTAACCCCGTCCCGTTATCCGACGTGGGACTGTTTTCCGATGGCACGGCCGTGAAACGCGTCAGCGACGAAACGTTTCGATTGACCCAGGAGTTGGTCGACGATTTTGTCACGGTCGATACCGATGCCGTTTGCGCAGCGATCAAAGATGCATTCGAAGATACCCGCAGCATCTTGGAGCCCGCCGGTGCGATGGGGATCGCGGGAATGAAGCAGTACGTCAGTCAGCATCACTTGCGTGGAGAAGAGCTGGTCGCGATTACTTGCGGTGCGAATATGAATTTCGATCGGCTTCGCTTCGTGGCCGAGAGAGCCGAGGTGGGAGACCAACGTGAAGCTTTGTTTGCGGTGACGATCCCAGAAACGCGAGGCAGTTTTAAACGTTTATGCGAAACGATTGGCGGACGAAATGTGACCGAGTTTAGCTACCGCATCTCGGATCATCGTGAAGCTCAAGTGCTTGTCGGACTTGCGATCGCCGATCGCGGCGAAGCGGCGACGATTCGCGACGCGTTGGCTCAACAGCGTTTTGCTGCTTTGGATTTGGTGGATGATGATTTGTCGAAAGAGCATCTTCGGTACATGGTCGGCGGCCGTAGCCCTCGATCCGAAAATGAACGGCTCTATCGCTTCGAATTTCCTGAACGTCCAGGAGCTTTGATGCGGTTTCTGTCCCGTATGCATCCCGATTGGAATATCAGCCTGTTCCACTATCGCAATCAAGGTGCCGACTATGGACGCATTTTGGTCGGTATCCAAGTGCCCAATGATGACTTGCCTGTGTTCGACAACTTTCTCGCGTCACTTGGCTACCCCTATGTCGATGAAACCGAGAACCCTGTGTACCATCTTTTCTTGCGTTGA